The Candidatus Krumholzibacteriota bacterium genome contains a region encoding:
- a CDS encoding oligopeptide transporter, OPT family codes for MNDAAREFKPYVPANQHLPELTWRAVILGAVLGLIFSAVTVYLGLKAGLTVAVNIPISIIAMAFFAAAAKAKLGKPATVLEISTVQTTGAAGESIAAGIIFTLPALIFLGFSLDVTKAFVVALAGGSLGVCFLIPLRRYLIEREHGVLPYPEGIACAEVIKSGEQSGSHASAVFWGAGIGFLYKILMSVGRFWREAPLWRPRFYAGSTLIGEVSPELLGVGYIIGPRTASIMVAGGFISWMLLIPLIRFFGADMPISVQEGGAIVETTVGEVANYSILWSRFVRYIGAGAVVAGGIINLVRAMPTIVHSFRDSIAEMRGTGGETSERSRISLDLPISFVAVGISIAFVLIFLLLNFFIHPGHWFGNLVASLLIIVFGFFFATVSSRLVGEIGVSSNPTSGMTIATLMATSLIFLGVGWSGGVYTAVALMVGAVVCICASNAGNVAQALKTGYLLGCTPKKQEYGYIIGAFTSIFLVGFTVVILNNAFTTEQQITNPSFRLPDEAAKETVVEREGVSYDVFGIPGSGEKYLINRGDPSDVIRQEAGIGSSRLPAPQARLMATVIDGVLNRRLPWVLILMGICLTIGVELCGVRALAFAVGVYLPLSTTMPIFAGGAIKWAIDRFSRRGTSAQEESGPGMLFSSGLIAGGALGGLLFAILTGFELDRVLGVGPRLLGGLADSSWFSIAVFAVLCGILIRTATKKSAD; via the coding sequence ATGAACGACGCTGCGCGGGAGTTCAAGCCCTACGTCCCGGCAAACCAGCACCTCCCCGAACTCACGTGGCGGGCGGTCATCCTCGGGGCGGTGCTCGGCCTCATCTTCAGCGCCGTGACCGTCTATCTCGGCCTCAAGGCGGGACTCACGGTGGCGGTCAACATCCCCATCTCGATCATCGCGATGGCCTTCTTCGCCGCGGCCGCCAAGGCGAAACTCGGAAAGCCGGCGACCGTCCTCGAGATCAGCACCGTCCAGACGACCGGCGCCGCCGGCGAATCGATCGCGGCGGGAATCATCTTCACCCTGCCGGCGCTGATATTCCTCGGGTTCTCCCTCGACGTGACCAAGGCCTTCGTCGTCGCGCTCGCCGGCGGTTCGCTGGGCGTCTGTTTTCTCATTCCCCTCCGGCGCTATCTCATAGAGCGCGAGCACGGCGTCCTGCCGTACCCGGAAGGGATCGCCTGCGCCGAGGTGATCAAGAGCGGCGAGCAGAGCGGCTCGCACGCGAGCGCTGTCTTCTGGGGCGCGGGAATCGGCTTCCTCTACAAGATACTGATGAGCGTCGGCAGGTTCTGGCGCGAGGCGCCCCTCTGGCGCCCCCGTTTCTACGCCGGCTCGACGCTGATCGGCGAGGTCTCCCCCGAGCTGCTCGGCGTCGGGTACATCATCGGCCCGCGGACGGCGAGCATCATGGTCGCCGGCGGATTCATCTCCTGGATGCTTTTGATCCCCCTGATCAGGTTCTTCGGCGCCGACATGCCGATCTCCGTCCAGGAGGGCGGGGCGATCGTCGAGACGACCGTCGGCGAGGTGGCGAACTACTCGATCCTCTGGAGCCGGTTCGTTCGCTACATCGGCGCGGGGGCCGTCGTCGCCGGCGGGATCATCAACCTCGTGCGCGCGATGCCGACGATCGTCCATTCCTTCCGCGATTCGATCGCCGAGATGCGCGGCACGGGGGGCGAGACGTCGGAGCGGAGCCGCATCTCGCTCGATCTGCCGATCTCCTTCGTCGCCGTCGGCATCTCGATCGCCTTCGTTTTGATCTTTCTCCTCCTCAACTTCTTCATCCACCCGGGGCACTGGTTCGGCAATCTCGTCGCATCGCTCCTCATCATCGTCTTCGGGTTCTTCTTCGCCACGGTCTCCTCGCGGCTCGTCGGCGAGATCGGCGTCTCGTCGAACCCGACCTCCGGGATGACGATCGCGACGCTCATGGCGACGTCGCTCATCTTTCTCGGCGTCGGCTGGTCGGGAGGCGTCTACACGGCGGTCGCGCTGATGGTCGGGGCGGTCGTCTGCATCTGCGCCTCGAACGCGGGGAACGTCGCCCAGGCCCTGAAAACCGGCTACCTGCTCGGCTGCACGCCGAAGAAGCAGGAATACGGATACATCATCGGCGCATTCACCTCGATCTTCCTCGTCGGATTCACCGTGGTGATACTCAACAACGCCTTCACGACCGAGCAGCAGATCACCAACCCCTCCTTCCGCCTTCCAGACGAGGCGGCCAAGGAGACGGTCGTCGAACGGGAAGGCGTTTCGTACGACGTCTTCGGCATCCCCGGGTCAGGGGAGAAGTACCTCATCAACCGGGGCGACCCCTCCGACGTCATCCGCCAGGAGGCGGGAATCGGCTCCTCCAGGCTCCCCGCGCCCCAGGCGCGCCTGATGGCGACGGTGATCGACGGTGTCCTCAACCGCCGGTTGCCGTGGGTGCTCATCCTGATGGGGATCTGCCTGACGATCGGCGTGGAGCTCTGCGGCGTGCGCGCGCTCGCCTTCGCCGTCGGCGTCTACCTGCCGCTGTCGACGACGATGCCGATCTTCGCCGGCGGGGCGATCAAGTGGGCGATCGACAGGTTCTCGCGCCGCGGAACGTCCGCCCAGGAGGAATCGGGGCCGGGGATGCTCTTCAGCAGCGGCCTGATCGCGGGGGGAGCCCTCGGAGGACTTCTCTTCGCCATCCTCACCGGCTTCGAGCTCGACCGCGTGCTCGGCGTCGGTCCACGGCTGCTCGGCGGCCTCGCCGACTCGAGCTGGTTCAGCATCGCCGTCTTCGCCGTCCTCTGCGGCATCCTCATCCGCACGGCCACGAAGAAGAGCGCCGACTGA
- a CDS encoding YggS family pyridoxal phosphate-dependent enzyme: MSIGENYRSVLERVAEAASRAGRDPSGITVVGVTKTHPAATVREAIEAGIVDVGENRVQEFLAKAPAVDLPCRWHLVGHLQTNKVAKAIGRFHLVHSVDSLRLAEKLGRAGMERGLATDVLLEVNTSGEAAKYGFDPDETVDCCGAVAAIDGLRLRGLMTVGPWVDDVGVVAGAFQLLRRLRNEADAALGGGVLGHLSMGMTDDFEIAIAEGSTIVRLGRILFGARGA, translated from the coding sequence ATGTCGATCGGGGAGAATTATCGCAGTGTCCTGGAGCGGGTGGCGGAGGCCGCCTCCCGCGCGGGGCGCGATCCGTCCGGGATCACCGTCGTCGGCGTCACGAAGACGCACCCGGCCGCGACCGTGCGCGAGGCGATCGAAGCGGGGATCGTCGACGTCGGCGAGAATCGGGTGCAGGAATTCCTGGCCAAGGCGCCCGCCGTCGATCTTCCCTGCCGCTGGCATCTCGTCGGTCACCTCCAGACGAACAAGGTCGCGAAGGCGATCGGGCGCTTCCACCTCGTGCACTCGGTCGATTCGTTGCGCCTCGCAGAGAAGCTGGGCCGTGCGGGAATGGAGCGCGGGCTCGCGACCGACGTCCTTCTCGAGGTGAACACGAGCGGGGAGGCGGCGAAGTACGGGTTCGATCCCGACGAGACGGTCGATTGCTGCGGGGCCGTGGCAGCCATCGACGGCCTCCGGTTGCGCGGACTGATGACGGTCGGTCCCTGGGTCGACGACGTCGGCGTCGTCGCCGGGGCATTCCAACTCCTGCGCCGCCTGCGGAACGAGGCCGACGCGGCGCTCGGCGGTGGCGTGCTCGGGCACCTCTCCATGGGGATGACGGACGATTTCGAGATCGCGATCGCCGAGGGATCGACGATCGTCCGCCTCGGCCGCATCCTCTTCGGGGCGCGCGGCGCGTAG
- a CDS encoding YggT family protein: protein MLLVYLFLGYVAPGRSRVHGALDRVLGPALKPLRRVATIRGFDAAPLLLATILQCVAFVLGRRLP, encoded by the coding sequence GTGTTGCTGGTATATCTCTTCCTGGGATATGTCGCTCCCGGACGGAGCAGGGTGCACGGGGCGCTCGACCGGGTGCTCGGGCCGGCGCTCAAGCCCCTCAGACGGGTTGCGACGATCAGGGGATTCGACGCGGCGCCGCTCCTGCTCGCCACGATCCTGCAATGTGTCGCCTTCGTGCTGGGAAGACGGCTTCCATGA
- a CDS encoding DivIVA domain-containing protein, with translation MRITPLDIRKQEFRKTMRGLDGDEVYAFLTTVADEYEAVLSDNKRIRERIVELEERLQEYRGIEKNLRNTLLTAERVTSEAKENAHREAGLIVREAEMEAEQAAASIRAHTQQLRGEVLELKKQKDNYLTRMKTLIESHRKVLDGFEEDFAHADEEIERIGERVVEDAERAVTPPRMSREKITEPFGRETTDKVTWGDERKREEESRPVVPPPGWDGSSSDRKETGAGETMSAPAPGTPAAPAIKRAEASGRPPAPAMDRGPAPNGHETTADVTVEETLGGVVENEARRIVQHSLEEKLYPGLDAADGRSMQPAPRSDVPGYAPLAGVPGGEKQPRAQEAAWPGAAEAPGAPLANTGGPAPAENATAVETQAPLQASDDWKQYEVRDARPDWKDYEIPVAGNASPSTANDRDNEVEEALSTLTEAAGAATEMADRTAPEAPAPPAAAAPSPGTGRPGENEPKEDAESTWSMEELRRNLSTFGRDD, from the coding sequence ATGAGGATCACACCCCTCGACATCAGGAAACAGGAATTCCGGAAGACCATGCGCGGACTCGACGGCGACGAGGTGTACGCCTTCCTGACGACGGTCGCGGACGAGTACGAGGCGGTGCTGTCCGACAACAAGCGTATCCGCGAGCGCATCGTGGAGCTCGAGGAACGTCTCCAGGAGTACCGGGGGATCGAGAAGAACCTGCGGAACACCCTGTTGACCGCGGAGCGGGTGACCTCCGAGGCCAAGGAGAACGCGCACCGGGAGGCCGGGTTGATCGTCCGGGAGGCGGAGATGGAAGCCGAGCAGGCGGCCGCCTCGATCCGGGCGCACACGCAGCAGCTCCGCGGCGAGGTCCTCGAGCTGAAAAAGCAGAAAGACAACTATCTCACCCGCATGAAGACCCTTATCGAAAGCCACCGCAAGGTCCTCGACGGGTTCGAGGAGGATTTCGCGCACGCCGACGAGGAGATCGAGCGGATCGGCGAGCGGGTCGTCGAGGATGCCGAGCGGGCGGTCACGCCGCCGCGCATGAGTCGCGAGAAGATCACCGAGCCCTTCGGGCGCGAGACGACCGACAAGGTGACGTGGGGCGACGAGCGCAAGCGCGAGGAGGAGTCCCGACCGGTCGTTCCCCCGCCGGGATGGGATGGCTCGTCGTCCGACCGGAAAGAGACCGGTGCCGGAGAGACGATGAGCGCGCCGGCGCCCGGAACGCCGGCGGCCCCGGCGATAAAGCGCGCCGAGGCGTCCGGGCGTCCCCCGGCCCCGGCGATGGATCGGGGCCCGGCGCCGAACGGCCATGAGACGACCGCCGACGTGACGGTCGAGGAGACGCTCGGCGGTGTCGTCGAGAACGAGGCCCGCCGCATCGTGCAGCACAGTCTCGAGGAGAAGCTCTACCCCGGCCTGGACGCCGCGGACGGGCGCTCAATGCAGCCGGCGCCGCGGAGCGACGTTCCCGGGTACGCGCCGCTCGCCGGCGTGCCCGGCGGAGAGAAGCAGCCGCGGGCGCAGGAGGCGGCGTGGCCCGGCGCGGCGGAGGCGCCCGGCGCGCCCCTGGCGAACACCGGCGGGCCCGCCCCGGCGGAGAACGCGACGGCCGTGGAGACGCAGGCTCCTTTGCAGGCTTCCGACGACTGGAAGCAGTACGAGGTGCGGGATGCCCGCCCCGACTGGAAGGATTACGAGATTCCCGTCGCCGGGAACGCATCCCCATCCACGGCGAACGACCGTGACAACGAGGTCGAGGAGGCGCTGAGCACGCTGACCGAAGCGGCCGGCGCGGCGACCGAGATGGCCGACCGGACCGCCCCGGAGGCGCCCGCGCCCCCGGCCGCGGCGGCCCCCTCCCCCGGGACCGGCCGGCCCGGGGAAAACGAGCCGAAGGAAGATGCCGAATCCACCTGGTCGATGGAGGAGCTGCGCAGGAACCTGTCGACCTTCGGGCGCGACGACTGA
- a CDS encoding DUF167 domain-containing protein, whose protein sequence is MKDIRRRTDGRVGFRVRIRPSAPKDELLGWNDAGELRVRVRARPVEGAANDRLVAFLAELLGVGRREIVIESGLQSRVKTVSAPPGAETALAGFPDA, encoded by the coding sequence ATGAAGGATATCAGAAGACGAACTGACGGGAGGGTCGGGTTCCGCGTGCGGATCCGGCCCTCCGCGCCGAAAGACGAGCTCCTCGGCTGGAACGACGCCGGGGAGCTTCGCGTACGCGTCCGCGCGCGTCCCGTGGAGGGCGCGGCGAACGACCGGCTCGTCGCGTTCCTCGCGGAACTCCTCGGCGTCGGGCGCCGCGAGATCGTCATAGAATCGGGTCTCCAGTCCCGCGTGAAGACCGTCTCGGCGCCTCCCGGCGCCGAGACGGCGCTCGCCGGATTCCCCGACGCGTGA
- a CDS encoding purine-nucleoside phosphorylase: MSDLHARIRESVRFIRKQGGEKPSFGIVLGSGLGGLAKKIRAGVKIPYGEIPHFPVSTVGGLHAGNLVLGELAGRRVVVMEGRVHYYEGYTMREVVYPVRVMRALGARSLILTSAVGSMNPHFSRGDVVAITDHINLMGDNPLIGPNDERIGPRFPDMSEPYDRAYIDLFEKVALDRRIPVRRGVLAAMAGPSLETAAEYRFLRRIGADVVGMSMVPENLAAVHGGMRVLGISIVTDTALPDCLEPVDIAEIVRTAKRGGTKLGTLVTEFLGRV, encoded by the coding sequence GTGTCGGACCTCCATGCCCGGATCAGGGAAAGCGTTCGATTCATCAGGAAACAAGGCGGCGAAAAGCCCTCCTTCGGCATCGTCCTCGGCAGCGGCCTCGGCGGCCTGGCGAAGAAGATCAGGGCGGGGGTCAAGATCCCCTACGGCGAGATCCCCCATTTCCCCGTCTCGACGGTCGGGGGGCTCCACGCCGGCAACCTGGTTCTCGGCGAGCTGGCCGGCAGGCGCGTCGTCGTCATGGAGGGGCGCGTCCACTACTACGAGGGCTACACGATGCGGGAGGTCGTCTATCCGGTCCGCGTCATGCGGGCTCTCGGCGCCCGCTCGCTCATTCTCACATCGGCGGTCGGCTCGATGAATCCCCACTTTTCCCGGGGGGACGTCGTCGCGATCACCGACCACATCAACCTCATGGGAGACAATCCCCTGATCGGCCCGAACGACGAACGGATCGGGCCGCGGTTTCCCGACATGAGCGAACCATACGACCGGGCGTACATCGATCTCTTCGAGAAGGTCGCTCTCGACCGCCGCATTCCCGTCAGGCGGGGCGTGCTCGCCGCGATGGCCGGCCCGAGTCTCGAGACCGCCGCCGAATACCGGTTCCTCCGCCGGATCGGCGCCGATGTCGTCGGGATGTCGATGGTTCCCGAGAACCTCGCGGCGGTCCACGGCGGCATGCGGGTGCTCGGCATCTCCATCGTCACCGATACGGCCCTGCCGGACTGCCTCGAGCCGGTCGATATCGCCGAGATCGTGCGTACGGCGAAGCGGGGCGGAACGAAGCTCGGGACGCTCGTAACAGAGTTCCTCGGAAGGGTCTGA
- a CDS encoding isoleucine--tRNA ligase: MNSGRTRRYAELQPQRRAIETEAEILRFWETHGIFRESVESRPADRPFVFYEGPPTANGRPGVHHALSRTIKDIVCRYRTMRGYRVVRKAGWDTHGLPVEIEVEHTLGLDGKDQIEEYGVAAFNAECRKSVFRYLDEWHDFTRRLGYWLDLDEPYVTCTNEYIESVWWILKQFWDQDMLYEGHKIVPYCPRCGTSLSSHEVSQGYRDVSDPSIFIKLKIPGDDASFLVWTTTPWTLVSNVALAVGPEYDYVRVRHGGEELILAEALLDVLEGPREILASMKGRELVGRRYEPCFPFFAGTEGAFRVIAADFVTLSDGTGIVHVAPAFGEDDYRAGREEGLPFIQPVDAEGRFTAEIPPWAGLFIKEADPRIIEDLDSRGILYRSATIEHSYPFCWRCDSPLVYYARRSWYIRTTAFKDLLIEANGKVEWFPPELGENRFARWLEGNIDWALSRERYWGTPLNIWTCGSCEEKFCIGSVEELRSISEPIPGDFDLHKPFIDDLDVGCPVCGGRMTRVSEVIDCWFDSGSMPFAQYHYPHENMDIFREQYPAEFISEGVDQTRGWFYSLLAIGAFLTKESPYRRCLPHGMVLDRDGQKMSKSRGNAVFASDALAADGADALRWYLMTSGAPYLPKRYDQDALRDAANKFLGTLRNLYNFFSLYAEIDGFEPGNEPSTGNTLDRWIVSRFNSTAATVAEALDAYELARAARTIQGFVIDELSNWYLRRSRRRFWKNEMSGDKRAAYETFHHVLDGVTRLAAPFVPFLAEAIFRRLRGAVEEEGASVHLEAFPAPDEKRIDEKLEAGMKGVLRAVTIGRAARNKAGVKVRTPLAAMYVHNPRAEERGWLKNEELVLLVADELNVKKIVFVDGVDDYISFSVKPDYAVLGKRFGKAMKQVASVLETLGAADIAAIAGDGTVDIEIDGRRETISAGEVKVIRETAEGFEAETEGSDTVVLDVRLTPELVREGLARDIVNRIQNFRKESGLEVNDRIRIAWDGPAEIERVVGEFGDHICGEILAESLERGARNWEFETRFTIDEFEIDIRMEKAR; this comes from the coding sequence ATGAACAGCGGACGGACACGGCGCTACGCCGAGCTTCAGCCACAGCGGCGGGCGATCGAGACGGAGGCGGAGATCCTCCGGTTCTGGGAGACGCACGGTATCTTCCGGGAGAGCGTCGAGTCCCGTCCCGCCGACCGGCCCTTCGTCTTCTACGAGGGACCGCCCACGGCCAACGGCCGGCCGGGCGTCCATCACGCCCTCTCCCGTACGATCAAGGACATCGTCTGCCGCTACCGCACGATGCGCGGCTACCGCGTGGTCCGCAAGGCGGGCTGGGACACCCACGGCCTCCCCGTCGAGATCGAGGTCGAACACACCCTCGGGCTCGACGGCAAGGACCAGATCGAGGAGTACGGCGTCGCCGCCTTCAACGCCGAGTGCCGCAAGAGCGTCTTCAGGTACCTCGACGAGTGGCACGATTTCACGCGCAGGCTCGGCTACTGGCTCGATCTCGACGAGCCGTACGTGACCTGCACGAACGAGTACATCGAATCGGTCTGGTGGATCCTCAAGCAGTTCTGGGACCAGGACATGCTCTACGAGGGACACAAGATCGTTCCCTACTGCCCGCGCTGCGGCACGTCCCTCTCGAGCCACGAGGTCTCGCAGGGGTATCGCGACGTCAGCGATCCGTCGATCTTCATCAAGCTGAAGATCCCCGGCGATGACGCCTCTTTCCTCGTCTGGACGACGACGCCCTGGACGCTCGTCTCCAACGTCGCCCTCGCCGTCGGTCCCGAGTACGATTACGTCCGCGTGCGCCACGGCGGGGAGGAACTGATACTCGCCGAGGCCCTCCTCGACGTCCTCGAGGGACCCCGGGAGATCCTCGCCTCCATGAAGGGCCGCGAGCTCGTCGGCCGCCGGTACGAGCCGTGCTTTCCCTTCTTCGCCGGAACCGAAGGGGCCTTCCGCGTCATCGCGGCCGATTTCGTGACCCTGTCCGACGGGACGGGGATCGTCCACGTCGCACCGGCCTTCGGGGAGGACGACTACCGGGCCGGCCGCGAGGAGGGGCTTCCCTTCATCCAGCCCGTCGACGCCGAGGGCAGGTTCACCGCGGAGATCCCCCCCTGGGCGGGGCTGTTCATCAAGGAGGCCGATCCGCGCATTATCGAGGACCTCGATTCGCGCGGCATCCTCTACCGATCGGCGACGATCGAGCACTCGTACCCCTTCTGCTGGCGGTGCGATTCGCCGCTCGTCTACTACGCGCGGCGCTCCTGGTACATCAGGACGACGGCCTTCAAGGATCTCCTCATCGAGGCGAACGGCAAGGTCGAATGGTTCCCGCCCGAGCTCGGCGAGAACCGATTCGCCCGCTGGCTCGAGGGGAACATCGACTGGGCGCTCAGCCGCGAGCGGTACTGGGGCACTCCCCTGAACATCTGGACCTGCGGGTCCTGCGAGGAGAAGTTCTGCATCGGGAGCGTCGAGGAGCTGCGCTCGATCTCCGAGCCGATCCCCGGGGATTTCGATCTGCACAAGCCGTTCATCGACGATCTCGACGTCGGGTGTCCGGTGTGCGGCGGCAGGATGACGCGCGTTTCCGAAGTGATCGATTGCTGGTTCGATTCGGGATCGATGCCCTTCGCCCAGTACCACTACCCGCACGAGAACATGGATATCTTCCGGGAGCAGTACCCCGCCGAGTTCATCAGCGAGGGGGTCGACCAGACGCGCGGCTGGTTCTACTCGCTGCTCGCCATCGGCGCCTTCCTGACGAAGGAGAGCCCCTACCGGCGATGCCTGCCGCACGGGATGGTCCTCGACCGCGACGGCCAGAAGATGAGCAAGAGCCGCGGAAACGCCGTGTTCGCCAGCGACGCCCTGGCAGCCGACGGGGCGGACGCCCTGCGCTGGTATCTCATGACGAGCGGCGCGCCCTACCTGCCCAAGCGGTACGACCAGGACGCCCTCCGCGACGCGGCGAACAAGTTTCTCGGGACGTTGCGGAACCTCTACAACTTCTTCTCGCTCTACGCCGAGATCGACGGATTCGAGCCGGGAAACGAACCGTCCACGGGAAATACCCTCGATCGCTGGATCGTATCCCGCTTCAATTCGACGGCCGCAACGGTCGCCGAAGCCCTCGACGCCTACGAGCTGGCGAGGGCCGCACGGACGATCCAGGGGTTCGTCATCGACGAGTTGAGCAACTGGTATCTCCGTCGGTCGCGCCGGCGCTTCTGGAAGAACGAGATGAGCGGGGACAAGCGGGCCGCCTACGAGACCTTCCATCACGTCCTCGACGGGGTCACGCGTCTCGCCGCGCCGTTCGTCCCCTTCCTCGCCGAGGCGATCTTCCGCCGTCTCCGGGGCGCCGTGGAGGAGGAGGGCGCGAGCGTCCACCTGGAGGCCTTTCCCGCGCCCGACGAGAAACGGATCGACGAGAAGCTCGAGGCGGGGATGAAGGGCGTTCTCAGGGCGGTGACGATCGGGCGGGCCGCGCGGAACAAGGCGGGGGTCAAGGTGCGCACTCCCCTCGCCGCGATGTACGTCCACAATCCCCGCGCGGAAGAGAGGGGCTGGTTGAAAAACGAGGAGCTCGTCCTCCTCGTCGCCGACGAGTTGAACGTCAAGAAGATCGTTTTCGTCGACGGCGTCGACGATTACATATCGTTCAGCGTGAAGCCCGACTATGCCGTTCTCGGCAAGCGGTTCGGAAAGGCGATGAAGCAGGTCGCCTCCGTTCTCGAAACGCTGGGCGCGGCGGATATCGCCGCGATCGCGGGCGACGGCACGGTCGATATCGAGATCGACGGCCGCCGCGAGACGATCTCGGCCGGCGAGGTCAAGGTGATCCGCGAAACCGCCGAGGGATTCGAGGCGGAGACGGAGGGGAGCGATACGGTGGTGCTCGACGTCCGGTTGACCCCGGAGCTCGTCCGCGAGGGCCTGGCGCGCGATATCGTGAATCGCATCCAGAACTTCCGGAAGGAGTCGGGGCTCGAGGTGAACGACCGGATCAGGATCGCCTGGGACGGCCCGGCGGAGATCGAGCGCGTCGTCGGGGAGTTCGGCGACCACATTTGCGGCGAGATCCTCGCCGAATCGCTGGAGCGCGGAGCGAGAAACTGGGAGTTCGAGACACGGTTCACCATAGACGAGTTCGAGATCGACATCCGGATGGAGAAGGCCCGATGA
- a CDS encoding TraR/DksA C4-type zinc finger protein — translation MTDKKAKKKYTKKELERFRKLIIDERERILKQLGRIEETITESSEDGEGSKQSYSNHLADLGTDYMEKEKNFYYATQEGHYLRSLDLALERLDRGEYGICEECSQLIAAKRLEAVPSAKLCIQCKSGKEKNKRR, via the coding sequence ATGACCGACAAGAAAGCGAAGAAGAAGTACACGAAAAAGGAACTCGAGAGGTTCCGCAAGCTCATCATCGACGAGCGCGAGCGCATCCTCAAGCAGCTCGGGCGCATCGAGGAGACGATCACCGAGTCCTCAGAGGACGGGGAGGGTTCCAAGCAGTCCTACTCCAACCACCTCGCCGATCTCGGCACCGACTACATGGAGAAGGAGAAGAATTTCTACTACGCGACGCAGGAGGGGCACTACCTCCGATCCCTCGACCTGGCCCTCGAGCGTCTCGACCGGGGCGAGTACGGCATCTGCGAGGAGTGCAGCCAGCTCATCGCCGCGAAACGTCTCGAGGCGGTGCCCAGCGCGAAGCTCTGCATCCAGTGCAAGAGTGGCAAGGAAAAGAACAAGAGGCGCTGA
- the lspA gene encoding signal peptidase II, whose protein sequence is MLYFTIAALVVILDQSSKRIIWELFRFSGGTDLIDGVLRITLSKNEGAVLGILAGSRTILIAVTIAAIVALIVFSYRMRYAPLLKRVCLGLILGGAFGNLIDRIAAGEVLDFIDMGIGSYRWPVYNVADIAVTVGAVVLIAGFLRDPREDDRGNRPAPADPAS, encoded by the coding sequence GTGCTCTATTTCACCATCGCCGCGCTGGTCGTCATCCTCGACCAGTCCTCCAAGAGGATCATCTGGGAACTCTTCAGGTTCTCCGGCGGGACCGATCTCATCGACGGCGTTCTCCGGATCACCCTGAGCAAGAACGAGGGGGCCGTCCTCGGCATCCTCGCCGGTTCGCGGACGATCCTCATCGCCGTCACGATCGCGGCGATCGTCGCCCTCATCGTCTTCTCGTATCGCATGCGGTACGCGCCGCTGCTGAAACGCGTCTGTCTCGGACTCATCCTCGGCGGGGCGTTCGGCAACCTCATCGACCGGATCGCCGCCGGCGAGGTCCTCGATTTCATCGACATGGGTATCGGCTCCTACCGATGGCCCGTCTACAACGTCGCGGACATCGCCGTGACCGTCGGAGCCGTCGTCCTGATCGCCGGGTTCCTCCGCGACCCGCGAGAGGATGATCGCGGGAATCGCCCGGCGCCGGCGGACCCCGCCTCCTGA
- a CDS encoding RluA family pseudouridine synthase — translation MVHSFVVDEEQEGERIDSFLGDRVPELSRSRVQKEIRAGGVLANGAVIAKSSHRVREGDRISLSFAPPRPPAVEPEDIPLAIVYEDSYVVVVDKAAGMVVHPAPGHARGTLVNALLHHCGDLSGIGGVLRPGIVHRLDAGTTGLLVAAKNDEAHISLSRQLMERSVSRIYRALVWGSMPAPEGVVDRPVGRSPRDRRKMAVVAGGKPAVTSYSVLDTRNPFQYIVLKLGTGRTHQIRVHLSHEGHPVLGDPEYGGRRAQKAALRKEELDLANRALALIDRQALHAAKLAFTHPRSGERMRFASNPPADMAAVLDLLGLAAGEPDR, via the coding sequence ATGGTCCATAGCTTCGTCGTCGACGAGGAGCAGGAGGGAGAGCGCATCGACTCCTTCCTCGGCGACCGCGTCCCCGAGCTCTCCCGATCCCGCGTCCAGAAGGAGATACGCGCCGGCGGCGTCCTGGCGAACGGCGCGGTCATCGCAAAATCATCGCATCGCGTGCGCGAGGGAGACCGCATCTCGCTCTCCTTCGCTCCCCCCCGACCGCCGGCGGTCGAACCGGAGGATATCCCCCTCGCCATCGTCTACGAGGACAGTTATGTCGTGGTCGTCGACAAGGCGGCGGGGATGGTGGTCCATCCGGCTCCTGGGCACGCGCGGGGGACGCTCGTCAACGCCCTCCTGCATCACTGCGGCGATCTGTCCGGCATCGGCGGCGTGCTGCGGCCGGGAATCGTCCACCGCCTCGATGCCGGGACGACGGGGCTCCTCGTCGCCGCCAAGAACGACGAGGCGCATATCTCGCTGTCCCGTCAATTGATGGAACGTTCCGTCTCGCGCATCTATCGCGCGCTCGTCTGGGGCTCGATGCCGGCGCCCGAGGGGGTCGTCGATCGCCCCGTCGGCCGTTCGCCCCGGGACCGGCGGAAGATGGCCGTGGTCGCCGGCGGCAAGCCCGCCGTCACGTCCTACTCTGTGCTAGACACCCGAAATCCGTTCCAGTATATTGTTCTCAAGCTCGGGACAGGCAGAACGCACCAGATCCGGGTGCATCTCTCGCACGAGGGGCACCCGGTGCTCGGCGACCCGGAGTACGGCGGTCGACGGGCGCAAAAGGCGGCGTTGCGGAAAGAGGAGCTCGACCTGGCGAACCGGGCGCTGGCCCTGATCGACCGCCAGGCGCTTCACGCGGCGAAGCTGGCGTTCACGCACCCGCGGTCGGGGGAGAGGATGCGGTTCGCTTCGAACCCGCCGGCCGACATGGCGGCGGTCCTCGACCTGCTCGGACTGGCCGCCGGCGAACCCGATCGATGA